One genomic window of Panicum hallii strain FIL2 chromosome 6, PHallii_v3.1, whole genome shotgun sequence includes the following:
- the LOC112897602 gene encoding serine/threonine-protein kinase RIO1-like encodes MAHVKSDAEEEWSDSDLDDASDTEVGDALDWLDAVEGPDGSARPSGAFSSSGGGAAARRPNAHGGVLSRPFQPLSNRTQKLASHIRAAPLEEWEGRMNVGMSNSVTTAIRDSIRDTAIGKIRYTEKADRATVEQAIDPRTRMVLFKMLNRGTFSNINGCISTGKEANVYHATKKNGEEQAIKVYKTSVLVFKDRDRYVQGDYRFRHGYCKHNPRKMVKTWAEKEMRNLLRVRAAGIRCPKPLLLRLHVLVMEFIGKGGWAAPRLKDAALSDDKLRESYFEIVTIMRTLYQKCKLVHGDLSEYNILYFEGHLYIIDVSQSVDLDHPLALDFLKEDCLHVSDFFKKRGVAVMPVIDLFNFVVNQNIADEDVDAYLEKIQQKILENGGIVPNDDEITPTVMVQTLDYVKQCEADIVNMSMMQRSSSGYEPPADKLYDQPLLGFVRTKNVHTEKQQDQLPQDTAEATLDLQNKCSLEDNTESEEDDSESCSSSDEDSWHEADPKLGPEERKAARKEHKKKVKEEKREARKTKKPKAEKKRRKKMAKAKCKR; translated from the exons ATGGCCCACGTGAAGTCCGACGCTGAGGAGGAGTGGTCCGACTCCGACCTCGACGATGCCTCGGACACCGAGGTGGGCGATGCCCTCGATTGGCTTGACGCAGTCGAGGGGCCCGACGGCTCTGCCCGGCCCTCCGGCGCCTTCTCGTCCTCCGGAGGCGGGGCCGCGGCGCGCCGGCCGAACGCTCACGGCGGAGTGCTCTCCCGCCCATTCCAGCCGCTCTCCAACCGCACCCAGAAGCTGGCCTCGCACATTCGTGCCGCCCCCTTGGAG GAGTGGGAAGGTAGGATGAACGTGGGGATGTCAAATTCAGTCACCACTGCAATCAGGGATAGCATAAGGGACACAGCAATTGGGAAGATACGGTACACTGAGAAAGCTGATCGTGCTACAGTGGAACAG GCTATTGACCCAAGAACACGCATGGTTTTATTCAAGATGTTAAACCGTGGTACTTTTAGTAACATAAATGGCTGCATTTCTACAGGAAAAGAG GCAAATGTATATCATGCAACAAAGAAAAATGGCGAGGAGCAAGCAATTAAAGTCTACAAGACCTCTGTTCTTGTTTTTAA GGATAGAGACCGATATGTTCAAGGAGATTATCGTTTTAGACATGGTTATTGCAAGCATAATCCTCGGAAAATGGTTAAGACCTGGGCTGAAAAGGAAATGAGGAATCTTCTACG AGTGAGAGCAGCTGGAATCCGATGCCCAAAACCGTTGCTTCTGAGACTTCATGTACTGGTGATGGAATTCATAG GGAAAGGAGGTTGGGCTGCTCCTCGTCTCAAAGATGCTGCTTTATCAGATGACAAGTTGCGTGAAAGTTACTTTGAG ATAGTTACAATAATGCGAACTCTTTACCAAAAGTGCAAACTGGTTCATGGCGATTTGAGTGAGTACAACATTCTTTATTTCGAG GGCCACTTGTACATTATTGATGTTTCACAATCTGTTGATCTTGATCATCCTCTAGCGTTGGACTTTTTGAAGGAAGATTGCCTGCACGTTTCT GATTTCTTTAAAAAACGAGGTGTTGCGGTCATGCCAGTAATAGATTTATTTAATTTTGTTGTTAACCAAAACATTGCTGATGAAGATGTCGATGCTTACCTGGAAAAG ATTCAGCAAAAGATTTTGGAGAATGGAGGTATAGTTCCAAACGATGATGAAATCACTCCCACAGTCATGGTGCAG ACGTTGGATTACGTGAAGCAATGTGAGGCAGATATTGTCAACATGTCAATGATGCAGCGTTCATCCTCTGGCTACGAGCCACCAGCAGATAAGCTTTATGATCAGCCACTATTAGGGTTTGTGCGGACTAAAAATGTGCACACTGAAAAGCAGCAAGATCAATTACCACAAGATACAGCGGAAGCAACCTTGGATCTGCAAAACAAGTGTTCATTGGAGGACAACACGGAAAGTGAAGAAGATGATAGCGAATCTTGCTCCAGTTCTGATGAAGATTCATGGCACGAGGCGGATCCCAAGCTGGGACCGGAGGAAAGAAAAGCTGCTAGGAAGGAACACAAGAAGAAGGTGAAGGAAGAGAAGAGGGAAGCTCGCAAGACCAAGAAACCGAAGGCTGAGaaaaagaggaggaagaaaatggCGAAAGCAAAGTGCAAGCGGTAG
- the LOC112897611 gene encoding uncharacterized protein LOC112897611: MAAADPATAASFSRLSFRRAVCPSPLRLPLSRTPPTGRLRVSSTVVALHKRNPKRLKYAAERQFKRGDTGMLRVKVEPSGEDFWKLDPVIDLINRGAVGVIPTDTVYSIVCDLSNNESIERLRRVKGIGDSKPLSILCHSLRDIDTYTTGFPRGTNQGQANIFRAVKRVIPGPYTFILPATKQFPKQCIRHGSSTRYAKRRQVGVRIPDDPICQAILQNLDEPLICTSVKYLSEDEWILDPVIIADLYEPLGLDFIVDGGPRIADPSTVVDMTGTNPTIIRQGKGPKLEWMVAEDEEEEAQSTFSFKAA; this comes from the exons ATGGCCGCTGCCGACCCCGCCACCGCGGCCTCCTTCTCGCGGCTCTCTTTCCGCCGCGCGGTCTGCCCCTCCCCGCTCCGGCTCCCCTTATCACGGACCCCTCCGACCGGTCGCCTCCGCGTCTCCTCCACCGTCGTCGCTCTCCACAAGCGCAACCCCAAGCGGCTCAAGTACGCCGCCGAGCGCCAGTTCAAG AGAGGGGACACCGGGATGCTGCGGGTGAAGGTGGAGCCCTCCGGCGAGGACTTCTGGAAGCTGGACCCGGTTATCGACCTCATCAATCGAGGCGCTGTGGGAGTTATCCCTACTGACACTGT CTACTCCATCGTCTGTGATCTGAGTAACAATGAATCTATTGAGCGCCTTCGCAG AGTGAAAGGCATTGGAGACTCAAAG CCTCTCAGCATCTTGTGTCACTCATTACGTGATATCGATACCTACACAACAGGATTTCCTCGAGGTACCAACCAAGGGCAAGCTAACATTTTCCGTGCTGTCAAGCGTGTAATACCTGGGCCT TACACCTTTATTTTACCTGCAACCAAGCAATTTCCCAAACAATGCATTAGGCATGGTTCTTCCACAAGGTATGCAAAAAGGAGGCAGGTTGGCGTCCGAATTCCAGATGatcccatctgccaggcaataTTGCAAAATTTGGATGAACCTTTGATCTGCACAAG TGTCAAATATCTATCAGAGGATGAATGGATACTTGATCCAGTAATCATTGCCGATCTTTATGAGCCACTG GGCCTTGATTTCATTGTTGATGGTGGTCCTAGAATTGCTGATCCTTCTACTGTGGTAGATATGACGGGAACGAACCCTACTATAATTCGTCAGGGAAAG GGTCCGAAGCTGGAGTGGATGGTAgcagaagatgaagaagaggaagcaCAATCGACTTTCTCTTTTAAAGCGGCTTGA